In a single window of the Thiohalorhabdus sp. Cl-TMA genome:
- a CDS encoding AI-2E family transporter, which translates to MQSARPSFRSLFPGAAPSLLGAAAVVGLLYIGSNVLIPIVVAALLSSLLAPVAGQLERLHLGRIGSALLIAVFLAIFAASVAGVVSRQVVVLADALPDYRSNIVQRIEGIQAQGSTVLSRALTAFRNMRREVTEEEGRGAPARGQGNAEPETREPIPVQIREEPTSEVLGIIRNYGSALLQPIGMAGLAFIYLIFFLVYREDLRERVIRLAGISQINVTSDALDEASRKISHFLRAQVIINVTYGIPVGVGLWFLGVPNAALWGILATLLRFIPYLGPWVGAGLPVLLSLAVFDGWIRPLEVLGLFLVLELISNNIVEPWLYGASTGLSPVAVLFAVVFWSALWGLVGLVVAIPLTACLVVLGRYVPALQFLPVMLGREPALPPSAGLYYRLFAADTETAARLLAEYREEHGLEATLDEVVLPAMRLVRQHHSQGSLDRRRMVEMVEMAEQAIAPLFPGGAFPEPSTEFPRPPDLICIAAYDEIDELLARLLAALLRGEGARTAYVPTGILAGELASRIPGTHRSVLCITTIHPPDTYRVRYLCKRIRHRRPGWPLLVGAWGAERETGRALREAGADQIAGSLEASRHWIQRKLEEIETLESGRAPTPRMDSEQG; encoded by the coding sequence TTGCAGTCCGCCCGCCCATCCTTCCGTTCCCTGTTCCCCGGGGCGGCCCCGAGCCTGCTGGGCGCCGCCGCCGTAGTGGGCCTGTTGTACATCGGCAGCAACGTGCTGATCCCCATCGTGGTGGCGGCGCTCCTCAGCTCCCTGTTGGCGCCGGTGGCCGGCCAGCTCGAGCGGCTGCACCTGGGTCGCATCGGCAGCGCCCTCCTCATCGCGGTCTTTCTGGCGATCTTTGCCGCCTCGGTGGCGGGGGTGGTCTCCCGCCAGGTGGTGGTCCTGGCCGACGCGCTGCCCGACTACCGGTCGAATATCGTCCAGCGCATCGAGGGCATTCAGGCCCAGGGAAGCACGGTCCTCTCCCGGGCCCTGACGGCCTTCCGCAATATGCGGCGCGAGGTGACGGAGGAGGAGGGCCGGGGGGCGCCGGCCCGGGGACAGGGGAATGCCGAACCGGAGACGCGGGAGCCCATCCCCGTGCAGATCCGGGAGGAGCCCACCTCCGAGGTGCTGGGCATCATCCGCAACTACGGCAGCGCCCTCCTGCAGCCCATCGGCATGGCCGGGCTGGCCTTCATCTACCTGATCTTCTTCCTGGTCTATCGGGAGGATCTGCGGGAGCGGGTGATCCGGCTCGCCGGCATCAGCCAGATCAATGTCACTTCCGATGCCCTGGACGAGGCCAGCCGGAAGATCAGCCACTTCCTGCGGGCCCAGGTGATCATCAATGTCACCTACGGCATCCCCGTGGGTGTGGGCCTCTGGTTCCTGGGGGTGCCCAACGCCGCGCTGTGGGGCATCCTCGCCACGCTCCTGCGGTTCATTCCCTATCTCGGTCCCTGGGTCGGCGCGGGGCTGCCCGTGCTCCTGTCCCTGGCCGTGTTCGACGGCTGGATCCGGCCCCTGGAGGTGCTAGGCCTGTTCCTGGTCCTGGAACTGATTTCCAACAACATCGTGGAGCCCTGGCTGTACGGGGCGAGCACGGGGCTCTCCCCGGTGGCGGTGCTGTTCGCGGTGGTGTTCTGGAGTGCCCTCTGGGGCTTGGTGGGGCTGGTGGTGGCCATCCCCTTGACCGCCTGCCTGGTGGTGCTGGGGCGCTACGTACCGGCGCTCCAGTTCCTACCGGTCATGCTCGGACGGGAGCCGGCGCTACCGCCCTCGGCCGGGCTCTATTACCGGCTGTTCGCCGCGGATACGGAGACCGCCGCCCGGCTGCTCGCCGAGTACCGGGAGGAGCACGGCCTGGAGGCGACCCTGGATGAGGTGGTGCTCCCGGCCATGCGCCTGGTCCGGCAGCACCACAGTCAGGGAAGCCTGGACCGCCGGCGGATGGTGGAGATGGTGGAGATGGCCGAGCAGGCCATCGCGCCCCTGTTCCCGGGCGGCGCCTTTCCGGAGCCGTCCACGGAGTTCCCGCGGCCTCCGGACCTGATCTGCATTGCCGCCTACGACGAGATCGACGAGCTGCTCGCCAGGCTCCTGGCGGCCCTGCTGCGCGGGGAAGGAGCGCGGACGGCATACGTGCCCACTGGGATCCTGGCCGGCGAGCTGGCCTCCCGGATCCCCGGGACGCACCGCTCCGTGCTCTGCATCACCACCATCCATCCTCCGGATACCTACCGCGTCCGTTATCTGTGCAAGCGCATCCGGCACCGCCGGCCCGGATGGCCCCTCCTGGTGGGTGCCTGGGGCGCGGAGCGGGAAACGGGACGCGCCCTCCGGGAGGCGGGAGCCGATCAGATCGCCGGCTCCCTGGAAGCGTCCCGGCACTGGATCCAACGGAAGCTGGAGGAGATCGAGACCCTGGAATCCGGCCGGGCCCCCACCCCACGGATGGATTCTGAGCAAGGGTGA
- a CDS encoding glycerol-3-phosphate dehydrogenase/oxidase codes for MKVGVVGGGINGLATAWALLGAGHEVELFERDRLMGATSSASSKLLHGGLRYLEHGELRLVRESLRERAWWLRTVPELARPLLLAVPLYRSASRPRWKLKAGLWLYDRLAGKAGIGAHRWRSTAALTALMPGLAEDGLRGGYTFYDGQMDDYRLGLWVADRVRELGGRLHEHAPVRRVSERGTLVLSDTERAYDRVVNVAGPWAERLGTNSGIEDGIHLDPVRGSHILLDRPQEAGLLLEAPQDGRPFFVLPYQGRTLVGTTEVRQSPDTPVVCSPEERDYLLAAYSHYFRDDAGREDVAETFAGIRPLIGSGPDMNRVSREYRITRRGRLITVYGGKWTTARRLGREAARIAAR; via the coding sequence ATGAAGGTGGGCGTGGTGGGCGGCGGCATCAACGGCCTGGCCACCGCCTGGGCGCTCCTGGGGGCCGGCCACGAGGTGGAGCTCTTCGAGCGCGACCGCCTGATGGGCGCCACCAGCAGCGCCTCCTCCAAGCTGCTGCACGGCGGACTTCGCTACCTGGAGCACGGCGAGCTGCGGCTGGTCCGGGAATCCCTGCGGGAACGGGCGTGGTGGCTGCGCACCGTACCCGAGCTGGCCCGCCCGCTGCTCCTGGCAGTGCCGCTCTACCGGAGCGCCTCGCGGCCGCGCTGGAAGCTGAAGGCGGGGCTGTGGCTGTACGACCGCCTGGCCGGGAAGGCGGGCATCGGCGCGCACCGATGGCGGTCCACCGCGGCGCTGACGGCGCTGATGCCCGGGCTCGCCGAGGACGGCCTGCGCGGCGGGTACACCTTCTACGACGGCCAGATGGACGACTACCGGCTGGGGCTCTGGGTGGCCGACCGGGTCCGGGAGCTGGGCGGGCGGCTCCACGAGCATGCGCCGGTGCGGCGGGTGAGCGAGCGGGGGACGCTCGTCCTCTCCGATACGGAGCGTGCCTATGACCGCGTGGTCAACGTGGCCGGACCCTGGGCGGAGCGGCTCGGCACCAACAGCGGTATCGAGGACGGCATCCATCTGGATCCGGTTCGCGGCAGCCACATCCTCCTCGATCGGCCCCAGGAGGCCGGGCTTCTGCTGGAGGCGCCGCAGGACGGCCGGCCCTTCTTCGTGCTCCCCTACCAGGGACGCACCCTGGTGGGCACCACCGAGGTGCGTCAGTCGCCGGATACCCCCGTGGTCTGCAGTCCCGAGGAGCGGGACTACCTGCTGGCGGCCTACAGCCACTACTTCCGCGACGACGCGGGCCGGGAAGACGTGGCGGAGACCTTCGCCGGGATCCGGCCCCTGATCGGGTCGGGGCCGGACATGAACCGCGTCAGCCGGGAATACCGGATCACGCGGCGCGGCCGCCTGATAACGGTCTACGGCGGGAAGTGGACCACCGCCCGCCGGCTGGGCCGGGAGGCGGCCCGGATCGCCGCCCGCTAG
- a CDS encoding type I glyceraldehyde-3-phosphate dehydrogenase gives MAKVAINGIGRIGGATLKQVMEEPALDLVAVNDRSGPDQLAYRLQFDSVYGRYHKVLESRGSSLVLDDHEVKVFGERDPANLPWASLGVDLAFECTGVFTDAAGLEKHAQAGAGKAILSAPSKSGGMPFVVPGVNHAGDANLFSCASCTTNCIAPVVEILSRRIGVEKAVMSTTHALTGGQSVVDGPVKKPERGRAGTLNTIPTSTGAADAITKVITELEGLFNGLALRVPVAIGSISDITLVTGRDTSVDEINGIFREEAATERYLGILGYTEQRLVSSDIVQDPRASIVELGLTEVVGGNLVKVMSWYDNEWGYAAQMVREAVRVTS, from the coding sequence ATGGCGAAGGTTGCGATCAACGGCATCGGGCGCATCGGCGGGGCCACGCTCAAGCAGGTCATGGAGGAGCCGGCCCTGGACCTCGTGGCCGTGAACGACCGCTCCGGCCCCGACCAGCTGGCCTACCGCCTCCAGTTCGACTCCGTCTACGGGCGCTATCACAAGGTCCTGGAAAGCCGGGGCAGCTCGCTGGTCCTCGACGACCACGAGGTCAAGGTCTTCGGCGAAAGGGACCCCGCCAACCTGCCCTGGGCAAGCCTGGGCGTGGACCTGGCCTTCGAGTGCACCGGGGTGTTCACCGACGCCGCCGGACTGGAGAAGCACGCCCAGGCCGGGGCCGGGAAAGCCATCCTCTCCGCGCCCAGCAAATCCGGCGGCATGCCTTTCGTGGTACCGGGAGTCAACCACGCCGGGGACGCCAACCTGTTCTCCTGCGCCAGCTGCACCACCAACTGCATCGCCCCCGTGGTGGAGATCCTGTCCCGGCGGATCGGCGTGGAAAAGGCGGTCATGAGCACCACCCATGCGCTGACCGGGGGGCAGTCGGTGGTGGACGGTCCCGTCAAGAAGCCGGAGCGCGGCCGCGCCGGCACCCTGAACACCATTCCCACCTCCACCGGCGCCGCCGATGCCATCACCAAGGTAATCACGGAGCTGGAGGGCCTGTTCAACGGGCTCGCTCTGCGGGTTCCGGTGGCCATCGGCTCCATTTCCGACATCACCCTGGTCACCGGCCGGGACACCTCCGTGGATGAAATCAACGGCATCTTTCGCGAAGAGGCGGCCACGGAGCGCTATCTGGGCATCCTCGGCTATACGGAGCAGCGCCTGGTCTCCTCGGACATCGTCCAGGACCCGCGCGCCTCCATCGTCGAGCTGGGGCTCACCGAGGTGGTGGGCGGCAACTTGGTGAAGGTCATGAGCTGGTACGACAACGAGTGGGGCTATGCCGCCCAGATGGTACGGGAGGCGGTGCGGGTGACCTCCTGA
- a CDS encoding plasma-membrane proton-efflux P-type ATPase yields MAEAQSRISSISAHDAREQEARETIQELGTSPEEGLSSEEASRRLDQVGPNTLQEEEENPLLRFLSYFWGPIPLMIEVAAVLAAVSQRWEELVVILVLLAINGGVSFWHERKASQAISALKAQLALRARVLRDGHDSAIEARELVPGDIIRAGIGDVIPADAQLLEDQALSADESTLTGESLPVGKGGGDLIYSGTTANQGRAWAVVVATGGQTKFARTVELVEAAGGHSHFQRAVMRIGYFLIGASLVLVGLVVSFSLIRGMDVWAVVLFALGLVLAGIPQAMPAVLSVTMSIGANRLARMRAIVSRLAAMDEMAGLQVLCADKTGTLTRNELTLQEPAPIEAEDPDEILLAAALTVDHDKEDPIDRAIWSALEDPAAVERYRIVEFRPFDPTRKRSDADVERDGHRFTVTKGEPQVLLDWLGLSGDRARQVRERVDRLGEEGFRALGVARRDGEKGWRYLGILPLLDPPRDDAAEMVRDTKAHGIDLRMVTGDHPAIGRQIAAQVGLGTNLKRATELFERGNSSHEDQAGIDWSIHDAVVGADGFAEVTPEHKYNIIRHFQAEDRIVGMTGDGVNDAPALRQADLGITVSGATDAARSAADLVLTAPALGVITQGVEEARRIFERMTSYATFRITETIRLLLFLSISVLVFNFFPITPIMIILLVILNDIAIIAVAWDNAATPKRPVRWQMQRILAIAGVLGFPGVLESFLLFWFLQGPMGLPHATIQTLLFLKLLVAGHLTFFLTRQPSWFWQRPHPSLVLFAALELTQIAGTLAAVYGFLMPAVGWMWAGVIWGYAIVWMFILDAVKVFAYRRILQTAPREEQVGRTPTAEMGG; encoded by the coding sequence ATGGCCGAAGCGCAGTCGCGGATTTCTTCCATAAGTGCCCATGACGCCCGGGAACAGGAAGCCCGGGAGACCATTCAAGAGCTGGGCACGAGCCCCGAGGAGGGCCTGTCCAGCGAGGAGGCGTCTCGCCGCCTCGACCAGGTGGGCCCCAACACCCTGCAAGAGGAAGAGGAAAACCCGCTGCTCCGTTTCCTTTCCTATTTCTGGGGCCCAATCCCCTTGATGATCGAGGTGGCCGCCGTGCTGGCGGCGGTGTCCCAGCGCTGGGAAGAGCTCGTCGTCATCCTGGTTCTGCTCGCCATCAACGGCGGCGTCAGCTTCTGGCACGAGCGCAAGGCCAGCCAGGCCATCTCCGCCCTCAAGGCGCAGCTCGCCTTGCGGGCCCGGGTCCTGCGGGACGGGCACGATTCGGCCATTGAGGCCAGGGAGCTGGTTCCCGGCGACATCATCCGGGCGGGCATCGGCGACGTAATTCCCGCGGATGCCCAGCTGCTCGAAGACCAGGCCCTGAGCGCCGACGAGTCCACCCTGACCGGGGAGTCCCTACCCGTCGGCAAGGGGGGCGGAGACTTGATCTACTCGGGCACCACCGCCAATCAGGGCAGGGCCTGGGCGGTGGTGGTGGCCACGGGCGGCCAGACGAAGTTCGCCCGGACCGTGGAGCTGGTGGAAGCGGCCGGCGGCCATTCGCACTTCCAGCGGGCCGTGATGCGGATCGGCTACTTCCTGATCGGAGCCTCGCTGGTGCTGGTGGGTTTGGTGGTGAGCTTCTCCCTCATCCGGGGCATGGACGTCTGGGCCGTGGTGCTGTTCGCCCTGGGCCTGGTGCTTGCCGGCATACCCCAGGCCATGCCGGCGGTGCTGTCCGTTACCATGAGCATCGGCGCCAACCGGCTCGCCCGCATGCGGGCCATCGTCTCCCGGCTCGCCGCCATGGACGAGATGGCGGGCCTGCAGGTGCTCTGCGCCGACAAGACCGGGACCCTGACCAGGAACGAGCTGACCCTCCAGGAGCCCGCCCCCATCGAGGCGGAAGACCCCGATGAGATCCTTTTGGCCGCCGCCCTTACCGTGGATCACGACAAAGAGGACCCCATCGACCGGGCCATCTGGAGCGCCCTGGAAGACCCCGCGGCGGTGGAGCGGTACCGGATCGTGGAATTCCGGCCTTTCGATCCCACCCGGAAGCGTTCCGACGCCGATGTGGAGAGGGACGGGCACCGTTTCACCGTGACCAAGGGAGAGCCCCAGGTCCTTCTGGACTGGCTGGGGCTCTCCGGGGACCGCGCCCGCCAGGTCCGCGAGCGGGTGGACCGGCTCGGCGAGGAGGGCTTCCGCGCCCTGGGCGTGGCCCGCAGAGACGGCGAAAAGGGCTGGCGCTACCTGGGCATCCTGCCCCTCCTGGACCCGCCGCGCGACGACGCGGCGGAGATGGTGCGGGACACGAAGGCCCATGGCATCGATCTGCGCATGGTAACCGGGGATCACCCGGCCATCGGCCGGCAGATCGCCGCCCAGGTGGGTCTGGGGACGAACCTGAAACGGGCCACCGAACTGTTCGAACGGGGGAATTCCAGCCACGAGGACCAAGCGGGCATCGACTGGTCCATCCATGATGCGGTGGTGGGCGCCGACGGCTTCGCGGAGGTCACGCCGGAGCACAAATACAACATCATCCGCCATTTCCAGGCGGAGGACCGCATCGTCGGCATGACCGGCGACGGGGTGAACGATGCCCCGGCCCTGCGGCAGGCGGATCTGGGGATCACGGTGAGCGGGGCCACGGATGCGGCCCGGAGCGCCGCCGACCTGGTACTGACCGCCCCCGCCCTGGGGGTGATCACGCAGGGCGTGGAGGAGGCCCGGCGCATCTTCGAGCGCATGACCAGCTACGCTACCTTCCGTATCACGGAAACCATCCGCCTGCTGTTGTTCCTCTCCATCTCCGTGCTGGTATTCAACTTCTTCCCCATCACCCCGATCATGATCATCCTGCTGGTGATCCTGAACGATATCGCCATCATCGCCGTGGCCTGGGACAACGCGGCCACCCCGAAGCGGCCGGTGCGCTGGCAGATGCAGCGGATTTTGGCCATTGCCGGGGTTCTGGGCTTCCCGGGGGTCCTGGAAAGCTTCCTGCTGTTCTGGTTCCTTCAGGGGCCCATGGGCTTACCTCACGCCACCATTCAGACCCTGCTCTTCCTCAAGCTCCTGGTGGCCGGCCACCTGACCTTCTTCCTCACCCGCCAGCCCAGCTGGTTCTGGCAGCGCCCCCACCCCAGCCTGGTGCTGTTCGCCGCCCTGGAGCTCACCCAGATCGCCGGCACACTCGCCGCCGTCTACGGCTTTCTGATGCCGGCCGTCGGCTGGATGTGGGCGGGGGTCATCTGGGGCTACGCCATCGTCTGGATGTTCATCCTGGATGCGGTGAAGGTCTTCGCCTACCGCCGGATCTTGCAGACCGCACCCCGGGAAGAGCAGGTGGGGCGGACCCCCACCGCCGAGATGGGGGGATAA
- a CDS encoding glycerophosphodiester phosphodiesterase — translation MLVIGHRGVREPGCTENTLEAFQRAAEQGVDGIETDVRLTRDGRLVLFHDRLSAAGVPVAETDHGHLEAMQGHHVPELAEALGLWPDLLWDLEIKDAAVFPALRRVLPGLGGRRPLLTSFRHDLLHAYDGTLGGCPVGLVIGHRPLSVASLLYGWRESPRPGCFIWNGEYLDGTLLEEARTAGMDNFLYNLQTQADVELARARRCAGVILDRPGAVREAGPEGGSP, via the coding sequence ATGCTGGTTATCGGGCATCGCGGCGTAAGGGAGCCGGGCTGCACGGAGAACACCCTGGAGGCTTTCCAGCGGGCGGCGGAGCAGGGCGTGGACGGCATCGAGACCGATGTCCGCCTTACCCGCGACGGCCGTCTGGTCCTCTTCCACGACCGACTCAGCGCCGCCGGGGTACCCGTGGCCGAGACCGATCACGGCCACCTGGAGGCGATGCAGGGCCACCATGTGCCCGAGCTCGCCGAGGCGCTGGGCCTCTGGCCGGACCTGCTGTGGGACCTGGAGATCAAGGACGCCGCGGTGTTTCCCGCCCTGCGGCGCGTGCTCCCCGGCCTGGGAGGCCGCCGCCCGCTTCTTACCTCCTTCCGGCACGATTTGCTGCATGCATACGACGGGACCCTGGGGGGATGCCCGGTGGGCCTGGTGATCGGTCACCGGCCGCTGTCGGTGGCCTCCCTGCTTTATGGTTGGCGGGAGAGCCCGAGGCCCGGCTGCTTCATCTGGAACGGGGAGTACCTGGACGGGACGCTTCTGGAAGAGGCCCGGACGGCGGGCATGGACAATTTCCTGTACAACCTACAGACACAGGCGGATGTGGAGCTGGCGCGCGCCCGGCGGTGCGCGGGGGTGATCCTGGACCGGCCCGGGGCGGTGCGCGAGGCGGGTCCGGAGGGCGGGAGCCCATGA
- a CDS encoding beta-lactamase hydrolase domain-containing protein, whose translation MMQTIKMDENYFVGMSVPDASEIDELAEQGFGSVANLREEGEEKEYLSPEEEADRVLRDGMEYFHSPVSAEALNEEQVDEFREAVSGMPKPVLIHCKSGKRSGAFTLMHAASEQGQPGEEAVEQAESMGFECENAEMEAFVKDYINRHNG comes from the coding sequence ATGATGCAAACCATCAAGATGGACGAGAACTATTTTGTCGGGATGTCCGTCCCCGATGCATCGGAGATCGACGAGCTCGCGGAGCAAGGCTTCGGCTCCGTGGCCAACCTGCGGGAGGAGGGCGAGGAAAAGGAGTACCTGAGCCCCGAGGAAGAAGCGGACCGGGTACTCCGGGACGGCATGGAATATTTCCATTCTCCGGTTTCCGCCGAAGCCCTCAATGAGGAGCAGGTGGACGAATTCCGGGAGGCGGTATCGGGGATGCCCAAGCCCGTGCTCATCCATTGCAAATCCGGCAAGCGCTCCGGGGCCTTCACGCTGATGCACGCCGCCAGCGAGCAGGGGCAGCCCGGCGAAGAGGCCGTGGAGCAGGCCGAATCCATGGGCTTCGAATGCGAGAACGCCGAGATGGAGGCCTTCGTTAAGGACTACATCAACCGGCACAACGGATAG